GTCCCGAAGATATTCTGGTGCTTAATGATACCAAGGTTTTTCCTGCCCGGCTTTTAGGCCGCAAAGAGAGTGGAGGGCAGGCAGAACTTTTGCTGCTTCACTATCCAGACTCGGGTGGCGGCGAGAGTGAGTCTTTCTCCTTTTTAGATGATCATCAGGCTGAAGTCAGGGGGCTGGTGAAGAGTTCTAAACGCCCTAAGGCAGGGAGTCGGTTGTTGTTTGGGACGGATCTTTCTGCCGACGTCTTGGCGATCCTAGATAATGGAGAGGTTCAGGTACTCTTGCGTTGGCAAGGTGATCTGGATGAGGTTCTGAATCGGTATGGAGTGATGCCGCTTCCCCCCTATATTCGGAGAGATCAGGGGGAAGCCGAAAGTGACAGGGAACGCTACCAGACGATTTATGCCCGGACAAGTGGAGCGATTGCCGCTCCTACTGCTGGCTTGCACTTCAGTGATCAGTTGCTTGCCGAGATTAAGGGGCAGGGCACCCAGTTGACTGAAGTCACTCTTCACGTTGGCTATGGCACCTTTGCACCGGTTCGGGCCGTGGATGTCAGGGATCATTTAATCCATGCTGAATATGTCACTGTCTCTGAAACTGCAGTGCAAGCCATCCTGCGGGCGCAACAGGCTGGTGGCCGGGTTTGGGCGGTAGGGACGACGTCGGCGCGGGCCTTGGAATTTGCGTCCGTTTCGGGGCGCCTAGAGGCTGTGTCCGGTTGGTGCAGTCTCTATATTTATCCGGGTTATACCTTCCGGGTGGTAGATAATCTGATCACCAACTTCCATCTGCCGAAATCGTCACTGCTTTTTATGGTCAGCGCCTTTGCCGGGTACGATCAAGTAATGACTGCCTATCGTCAGGCCCTTGCTCTTGGCTACCGTTTTTATAGTTATGGTGACGCCATGGCCTTGGTCCGGAAATGAAAAAGAGGCCAGAGGCCTCTTTTTTTGTGATGTAACTAAGGGGTCTTATATCATGATGCTGTGGCTGAGGCGTTGCACGAGGCGCTTTGGCTGCAGGCGGGTTTAGTGTCTGATGTGGAGGTGGCTGGGGTTGTCTCTTTCGCTGGACAGGAATTGGCGGATGAGCATGATTTCTGGTTGCTTGATCCGTTGTAACTATCTGCGTACCAGCCGCCGCCCTTCAGGTGGAAAGAACTCATGGATATGATCTTCTTTAATGACCCGGAGCACGATTGGCAGGTGGTTAAAGGTTCATCGGCTAAACTTTGCCAGGCTTCCGTTAGTTGTTGACATTTGTCGCATTGATACTCATAAATTGGCATTTCGGCTACTCCTTACGTTGGTTCTGTTCAATATCCTTGGACGAACACTCCAGGGCATCTGCCTTAGTAGGCGAAACCAATTTAATTATCCTGGCTCGGTCTGTCAATGGCATTGTTATTTTAGTCTCTTTCTGATTCAATAAGAATATTTCACTTAAGGCACAAGTCTGTGAAAATCTATGGGGTGATGGAGTTGGTGTCCCTGGAACTTG
This Desulfobulbaceae bacterium DNA region includes the following protein-coding sequences:
- the queA gene encoding tRNA preQ1(34) S-adenosylmethionine ribosyltransferase-isomerase QueA; translation: MDSIFHIDSYDYQLPEAQIAQEPTECRDGSRLLVVDGVAGITADSKFADLPSLIRPEDILVLNDTKVFPARLLGRKESGGQAELLLLHYPDSGGGESESFSFLDDHQAEVRGLVKSSKRPKAGSRLLFGTDLSADVLAILDNGEVQVLLRWQGDLDEVLNRYGVMPLPPYIRRDQGEAESDRERYQTIYARTSGAIAAPTAGLHFSDQLLAEIKGQGTQLTEVTLHVGYGTFAPVRAVDVRDHLIHAEYVTVSETAVQAILRAQQAGGRVWAVGTTSARALEFASVSGRLEAVSGWCSLYIYPGYTFRVVDNLITNFHLPKSSLLFMVSAFAGYDQVMTAYRQALALGYRFYSYGDAMALVRK
- a CDS encoding zinc ribbon domain-containing protein, with product MPIYEYQCDKCQQLTEAWQSLADEPLTTCQSCSGSLKKIISMSSFHLKGGGWYADSYNGSSNQKSCSSANSCPAKETTPATSTSDTKPACSQSASCNASATAS